A region of Deinococcus radiodurans R1 = ATCC 13939 = DSM 20539 DNA encodes the following proteins:
- a CDS encoding MFS transporter, translated as MRKNVNNTLWILLAGSIVSETGMWIGFVGTLQFLQQVLSSTFNQALFLIVPSLLGLAIGPIAGRVVDQHAKQLILKVSSALRILAPALMLLAIEQRSIVFAVISTLIGGLVTSFYYPALRATFPLVASGQALAMANMWNFNLITLARIIGTTFGGLLIVNDNLEVSYQLAMLSYVVIALQTWLIRIDEDATSNRHNQVDSRKMAFTEVLRLIGNSRELVFALTINLIPYIFIAGFNIFVIGISTLQQNVGIKGALYTVEGVGILISSLFYRRMIKKFDVKNIILATAFLICAAELFLLGAGNKWLSILGFAIFGISGGFFIPTLQTFLQNSVENTYHGRLFSLKRMLETGITLVTLPFYGIVIDRLGITSLMAIILTLSTAIYLFAIAQLVGMNSRLAGERR; from the coding sequence ATGAGGAAAAACGTCAACAATACGCTCTGGATCTTGCTTGCTGGAAGTATTGTCTCGGAAACGGGAATGTGGATCGGCTTCGTCGGAACACTCCAATTCCTACAACAGGTTCTTTCTTCAACGTTCAACCAAGCCCTTTTCCTAATTGTGCCATCTCTTCTCGGTCTGGCGATTGGGCCAATTGCAGGACGGGTCGTCGATCAGCACGCTAAACAGCTCATCCTGAAGGTGAGTAGTGCCTTGAGGATCCTAGCACCGGCATTGATGCTACTAGCAATAGAACAACGGTCTATCGTATTCGCCGTCATCAGTACCCTCATCGGAGGACTAGTCACGTCTTTCTACTACCCAGCCTTGCGTGCCACATTCCCACTAGTCGCGTCAGGGCAAGCTCTAGCTATGGCGAACATGTGGAACTTCAACCTGATCACGCTCGCCAGGATCATCGGCACTACATTCGGCGGTCTACTCATAGTCAACGATAATTTGGAAGTGTCCTACCAGCTGGCTATGCTTTCCTACGTTGTCATCGCGCTCCAGACTTGGCTGATCCGTATAGATGAAGATGCCACGAGCAACCGGCACAATCAGGTGGACTCCCGAAAAATGGCGTTTACCGAGGTTCTGCGCCTGATTGGGAATAGTAGGGAATTAGTCTTCGCGCTGACAATAAACCTTATTCCATATATCTTTATTGCCGGATTTAACATCTTCGTTATTGGCATCAGTACCCTGCAGCAAAACGTCGGGATCAAGGGCGCCCTCTACACTGTTGAAGGGGTCGGTATCCTGATATCAAGCCTCTTCTACAGAAGGATGATAAAGAAATTCGACGTGAAGAATATCATCCTAGCAACTGCTTTCCTCATCTGCGCGGCGGAACTATTCCTGCTTGGTGCCGGGAACAAGTGGCTCTCAATTCTGGGATTCGCCATCTTCGGGATCTCAGGTGGGTTCTTCATTCCTACCCTTCAGACCTTTTTACAGAACTCAGTCGAAAACACCTACCACGGCCGCCTCTTCTCGCTCAAACGGATGCTCGAAACGGGCATAACCCTCGTCACCCTTCCATTCTATGGAATTGTGATCGATAGACTTGGTATCACATCGCTGATGGCAATCATCTTAACTCTCTCTACAGCAATCTACCTTTTTGCTATTGCACAGCTAGTCGGGATGAATTCGCGTTTAGCTGGAGAGAGACGTTAA